From the genome of Bordetella sp. H567, one region includes:
- a CDS encoding FAD-dependent monooxygenase yields MDDSAFPIAILGAGPVGQALALMLARVMDDPSRIALIQGAPPARAAETASPPPTGPGATAGAEARVLALNHGSLVLLETLGARPPGAAPIHTIHVSQRGRLGHAVIRHTDFQVPQLGAVAPYPAVREALARAVGQSGITVLHAHGSRVAARDHEGVVVRAADGRETRCAVAVVSDGAATGQLRREYGQDAVLTAVRAARPRPGWAYERFTREGPLALLPHPAGDDCYAVVWCCAPAHAAELAKLDAAAFSRAVSSAFGDRLGPLTCIADRHVSSLFMSMRRTQVDGRVVAIGNAAQTLHPVAGQGLNLGLRDAASLAQSLAPWLRDPTGDPGVTLRAFAGARRGDRWLTTALTDLLPRVFTTGLAPVEHACGLALLALDLAAPLRAPLARHLLQGWRA; encoded by the coding sequence ATGGATGACTCCGCATTCCCTATCGCGATCCTGGGCGCGGGCCCGGTGGGACAGGCCCTGGCGCTGATGCTGGCGCGCGTCATGGACGACCCGTCGCGCATCGCCCTCATACAGGGCGCGCCGCCGGCCCGGGCGGCCGAAACGGCATCGCCGCCACCGACCGGCCCCGGCGCCACCGCGGGCGCGGAGGCACGCGTCCTTGCCCTTAACCATGGCAGCCTGGTGCTGCTCGAAACCCTGGGGGCACGGCCGCCCGGCGCCGCGCCCATCCATACCATCCACGTTTCGCAGCGCGGCCGGCTCGGCCATGCGGTCATCCGCCACACGGACTTCCAGGTGCCGCAGCTGGGCGCCGTCGCGCCCTATCCCGCCGTGCGGGAGGCGCTGGCGCGGGCCGTGGGGCAGTCCGGCATCACGGTGCTGCACGCCCATGGCTCCCGGGTGGCGGCGCGCGATCACGAAGGCGTCGTCGTGCGCGCGGCCGACGGAAGGGAAACGCGCTGTGCCGTGGCCGTCGTGTCCGACGGCGCCGCAACGGGGCAACTGCGCCGCGAATACGGCCAGGATGCCGTGCTGACCGCCGTGCGCGCGGCCCGTCCGCGGCCGGGGTGGGCCTACGAGCGGTTTACCCGCGAAGGCCCGCTGGCCCTGCTGCCCCACCCCGCCGGCGACGATTGTTATGCGGTGGTGTGGTGCTGCGCGCCTGCCCATGCGGCCGAACTGGCGAAGCTGGACGCGGCGGCGTTCTCGCGCGCGGTCAGCAGCGCCTTCGGCGACCGTCTCGGTCCGCTGACCTGCATCGCCGACCGCCATGTCTCTTCGCTTTTCATGAGCATGCGGCGCACGCAGGTCGACGGCCGCGTCGTGGCCATCGGCAATGCCGCCCAGACGCTGCATCCCGTCGCGGGACAGGGGCTGAACCTGGGATTGCGCGATGCCGCCAGCCTGGCGCAATCGCTGGCGCCCTGGCTGCGCGACCCCACGGGCGATCCCGGCGTGACCCTGCGCGCCTTCGCGGGCGCGCGCCGCGGCGATCGCTGGCTCACCACCGCGCTGACGGACCTGCTGCCGCGTGTGTTCACCACCGGCCTGGCCCCGGTCGAACACGCCTGCGGCTTGGCGCTGCTGGCGCTGGACCTGGCCGCGCCCCTGCGGGCGCCACTGGCCAGGCACCTGCTGCAAGGCTGGCGGGCCTGA
- a CDS encoding NINE protein — MAEASSVLQSPSRAPRTKVRAGLLALFFGWMGAHWWYLGRRGAIWVTVYAVACLAATRWYPVWYDNPAFFLLFIPMTDGFIESAVLCLRADEKFDRAYNPGLGTPSRTGWGPVLVALAAVLVGSICTMFAIAMVVVYVWQTMGWLEGYVL; from the coding sequence ATGGCCGAAGCCTCTTCCGTTCTGCAGTCGCCGTCTCGCGCGCCCCGCACCAAGGTGCGGGCCGGTTTGCTTGCCCTGTTTTTCGGCTGGATGGGCGCGCACTGGTGGTATCTCGGGCGCCGCGGTGCCATCTGGGTGACCGTATACGCGGTCGCCTGCCTGGCCGCGACCCGCTGGTATCCGGTCTGGTACGACAATCCCGCTTTCTTCCTGCTGTTCATTCCCATGACCGACGGCTTCATCGAGAGCGCCGTGCTGTGCCTGCGCGCCGATGAGAAATTCGACCGTGCCTACAATCCCGGCCTGGGCACGCCATCGCGCACGGGCTGGGGCCCGGTGCTGGTCGCGCTGGCGGCGGTCCTGGTCGGCTCCATCTGCACCATGTTCGCCATCGCCATGGTCGTCGTGTACGTCTG